A single Marinitoga aeolica DNA region contains:
- a CDS encoding ABC transporter ATP-binding protein, which translates to MEIIKFKGVKKRYYNGTEAIKGVDFSVRRGEIIGIIGPNGAGKTTLIKLILGLLKPTGGEIEIFGKNIKNIKKSEKNKIGMVLDTPGLYDDLTIEENIRFWQKVYKKNNNEIWDLIDRWKLTEKKKTLVKKLSAGMRQKIAILNSLSHDPELVIMDEPTSNLDPEARRDIVDFLKGFKGTDKSLIITSHDLFDIERICTRIIFLRKGKIIVDGTLKEMKKALKIEDKVKIIVSQKIPEKIIRENNINISDEKTTIIPEEKVDEILEIFRKEGIDVKRIEDEKTTLEDMYISIVREDEENVGYN; encoded by the coding sequence ATGGAAATAATAAAATTTAAAGGAGTAAAAAAGCGATATTATAATGGGACTGAAGCAATAAAAGGGGTGGATTTTTCAGTAAGAAGAGGAGAAATAATAGGAATAATAGGCCCAAATGGTGCTGGAAAAACCACATTAATAAAATTAATACTGGGATTATTAAAACCAACAGGAGGTGAAATAGAAATCTTTGGAAAAAACATAAAAAACATAAAAAAATCAGAAAAGAATAAAATAGGTATGGTGCTCGATACACCAGGATTATATGATGATTTAACAATAGAAGAAAATATAAGATTCTGGCAAAAAGTATATAAGAAGAACAATAATGAAATCTGGGATTTAATTGATAGATGGAAATTAACAGAAAAGAAAAAAACATTGGTAAAAAAGCTTTCAGCAGGAATGAGGCAAAAGATCGCAATATTAAATTCATTATCGCATGATCCTGAATTAGTAATAATGGATGAACCTACATCAAACCTCGATCCTGAAGCCAGAAGAGATATAGTGGATTTTTTAAAAGGTTTTAAAGGAACTGACAAATCATTGATAATAACATCACATGATTTATTTGATATAGAAAGAATATGTACGAGAATAATATTTCTCAGGAAAGGAAAAATTATAGTTGATGGAACATTAAAAGAAATGAAAAAAGCATTAAAAATAGAAGATAAAGTAAAAATTATAGTTAGTCAAAAAATACCTGAAAAAATAATAAGAGAAAACAACATAAATATATCTGATGAAAAAACAACAATTATACCAGAAGAAAAGGTTGATGAAATATTGGAAATATTCCGAAAAGAAGGAATTGATGTAAAAAGAATAGAAGACGAAAAAACAACACTTGAAGATATGTATATCTCAATTGTCAGGGAGGATGAAGAAAATGTGGGCTATAATTGA
- a CDS encoding ABC transporter permease, whose protein sequence is MWAIIEKELKTFFRKKKERNLFIIVTIIWTITMHIGEKHIYNPYFTVGVLVSFFIPYIYGWIAFNEEKKNKNLLYLLSSPLDIKEIFAGKIIALFIFTIGIEILTITIGMIINPFAGGIYPTVSDLITLILTIPIGMTIISAILGISLMILDNPFIIKIVLFLLIYFFAFKSEKIKNIFIISELYYILFGILLIIGIIYLTPFLLNKEKIYE, encoded by the coding sequence ATGTGGGCTATAATTGAAAAAGAATTAAAGACTTTCTTTCGTAAAAAGAAAGAAAGAAATTTATTCATAATAGTAACAATAATATGGACAATAACAATGCACATAGGAGAGAAACATATATACAATCCATATTTTACTGTAGGCGTATTAGTTTCTTTTTTTATTCCATATATCTATGGATGGATAGCTTTTAATGAAGAAAAAAAGAATAAGAATCTTTTATATTTATTATCTTCGCCACTTGATATAAAAGAGATATTTGCTGGTAAAATCATAGCTTTATTTATATTCACAATAGGTATAGAAATTTTGACTATAACAATAGGAATGATAATAAATCCATTTGCGGGAGGAATATATCCAACAGTTTCTGATCTAATTACATTAATTCTTACAATACCTATAGGAATGACAATAATAAGTGCAATATTAGGAATTAGTCTTATGATTTTAGATAATCCATTTATAATAAAAATAGTGCTATTTTTATTAATTTATTTTTTTGCATTTAAGAGTGAAAAAATAAAGAATATATTTATAATATCAGAATTGTACTACATATTATTTGGAATATTGCTGATAATAGGAATAATATATCTGACACCATTTCTTCTTAATAAGGAGAAAATATATGAATGA
- a CDS encoding ABC transporter ATP-binding protein → MGNIGFLYKYTKGHRGRLMTSTIMIIILSYVSIMPAKYYKEAMDNGILASDYEYLKKVCITLIGIYVLKSILNYITSKIFIISSQSIIFEIKKDLLKRVLKLPMTFFEGKETGYIMARVGETDKLQILFSQQTFKILISIIEFIIVLYILMKYNVKLTLIALAIMPLYYIVTSKFTGNISKISMELMEKGAKMSGKLEESISGIEEVKNLNIEEKETKKNIDYNKEFVKTAIKQGILYSIGMELLTLISAIAGIIVLFMQEKI, encoded by the coding sequence ATGGGAAACATAGGATTTCTCTATAAATACACTAAAGGGCATAGAGGAAGATTGATGACATCGACGATAATGATAATAATATTATCGTATGTATCAATAATGCCAGCAAAATACTACAAAGAAGCAATGGATAACGGGATATTGGCAAGTGATTATGAATATTTAAAAAAGGTTTGTATAACATTAATAGGGATTTATGTATTAAAAAGTATATTGAACTATATAACCTCAAAAATATTTATAATCAGCAGTCAGAGTATAATATTTGAAATAAAAAAGGATCTATTAAAAAGGGTATTAAAATTACCAATGACCTTTTTTGAAGGAAAAGAAACGGGATATATAATGGCAAGAGTTGGAGAGACAGATAAATTACAGATACTATTTTCACAACAAACATTTAAAATATTGATAAGCATAATAGAATTTATAATAGTGTTATATATATTGATGAAATATAATGTAAAACTGACATTAATTGCACTGGCAATAATGCCGTTGTATTATATAGTAACAAGTAAATTTACGGGAAATATATCAAAGATTTCAATGGAATTAATGGAAAAAGGCGCAAAAATGAGTGGAAAATTAGAGGAAAGTATAAGCGGAATAGAAGAAGTTAAAAATCTAAATATAGAAGAAAAAGAAACCAAAAAAAATATTGATTATAACAAAGAATTTGTAAAAACCGCGATAAAACAGGGGATATTATACTCAATAGGAATGGAATTATTAACGTTAATAAGTGCAATAGCAGGAATAATAGTATTATTTATGCAGGAAAAGATATAA
- a CDS encoding ATP-binding cassette domain-containing protein has protein sequence MEELTEEERNIKGEELTEEIKEIKMENIEFSYDGKTKVLKEINLEVKKGGKIIIKGPNGSGKTTLMKLLLGIYDAACPLDIGE, from the coding sequence ATGGAAGAACTAACAGAAGAGGAAAGAAATATAAAAGGGGAGGAATTGACAGAAGAGATAAAAGAGATAAAAATGGAAAATATAGAATTTTCATATGATGGAAAAACGAAAGTATTAAAAGAGATAAATCTGGAAGTAAAAAAAGGAGGAAAAATAATTATAAAAGGACCAAATGGTTCTGGAAAAACAACGTTGATGAAGTTGTTATTGGGAATATATGATGCGGCTTGCCCCCTGGATATTGGAGAATAA
- a CDS encoding IS3 family transposase, whose amino-acid sequence MIVFKYRDFGVSTSFLLNRYNISSSSFYYNTRLFFVVKRTRKSYFKGHSYTADGKKVSDDYIKQLLVDLLSIDDPLNPEFFYKTLGSKKLAAIFRHKYNIIINHKKIHRLRKELNLIRNYRHHPKHPKRRPKNHDITRPNQYWESDIKFIPTKYDGYIAILTIIDSFDRAVVGVYIGNSIKAKDFISTLRKAINFRGATPDNLIIRTDNGPQFKAKITAAFMDELNIIHEFGYKNNPNSQAYIESFHSSVQREFVESIEFEHIDDVYNYYISYIYFYNNLRPHGSLNYFTPDFVFNLFSNQDIDSNLDEIKSIKFNDFIVCVKK is encoded by the coding sequence TTGATTGTTTTTAAATATAGAGATTTTGGTGTTTCTACTTCTTTTTTACTCAATCGTTATAACATTAGTTCCAGTTCTTTTTATTATAATACCAGGTTGTTTTTTGTTGTTAAAAGAACCAGAAAGTCTTATTTTAAAGGTCATTCCTATACTGCTGACGGTAAAAAAGTTTCTGATGATTATATTAAACAATTGCTTGTTGATTTGTTATCTATTGATGACCCTTTGAATCCTGAGTTCTTTTACAAAACTCTTGGTTCTAAGAAGTTAGCTGCTATTTTTAGACACAAGTATAATATTATTATTAATCACAAAAAGATTCATAGATTAAGAAAAGAATTAAATCTTATTAGAAATTATCGTCATCATCCAAAACATCCTAAAAGAAGACCTAAAAATCACGATATTACCAGACCTAATCAATACTGGGAATCAGATATTAAATTTATCCCCACTAAATATGATGGTTATATCGCAATACTTACTATAATCGATAGTTTTGATAGGGCTGTTGTTGGTGTTTATATTGGTAATTCTATTAAAGCTAAAGATTTTATTTCAACTTTAAGAAAAGCTATTAATTTTAGAGGTGCTACTCCTGATAATCTCATTATTAGGACAGATAATGGACCACAATTTAAAGCTAAAATTACTGCTGCTTTTATGGATGAATTAAATATTATTCATGAATTTGGTTACAAAAATAATCCTAATTCTCAAGCTTATATTGAATCTTTTCATTCTAGTGTTCAACGTGAATTTGTTGAATCTATTGAATTTGAACATATTGATGATGTTTATAATTACTATATTTCATACATTTATTTTTACAATAATTTAAGGCCTCACGGTTCTTTAAATTATTTTACTCCTGATTTTGTTTTTAATCTTTTTTCTAATCAAGATATTGATTCTAACTTAGACGAAATTAAATCTATTAAATTTAATGATTTTATTGTTTGTGTGAAAAAATGA
- a CDS encoding transposase → MKNRNKYSPDFKLQVVKEYLNSDKSLSDIASKNGIPSPHTLHKWVKKYEDSGYDDNIFNSKKGRPKSIISDISKVPPFIYESAGIVKPDNNSNDTNSLKKKIEYYERLLIEKELLIKMQEDEINFLKKKHNWKK, encoded by the coding sequence ATGAAAAATAGAAATAAGTATTCTCCTGATTTCAAACTTCAAGTTGTTAAAGAATATCTTAATTCTGATAAGTCTTTATCCGATATTGCTAGTAAGAATGGTATTCCTTCCCCTCATACTTTACATAAATGGGTTAAAAAATATGAAGATTCTGGTTATGATGACAATATCTTCAATTCTAAGAAAGGAAGGCCTAAGTCCATTATTTCTGATATTTCTAAGGTTCCTCCTTTTATTTATGAGTCTGCTGGTATTGTTAAACCTGATAATAATTCCAATGATACTAATTCTTTAAAGAAAAAAATTGAATATTATGAACGTCTTCTTATTGAAAAAGAGTTGCTTATTAAAATGCAAGAAGATGAGATTAACTTTTTGAAAAAAAAACACAACTGGAAAAAGTGA
- a CDS encoding ATP-binding cassette domain-containing protein encodes MIINGKNQKEIDVKSLREKFGIVSQKIFLFNDTIKNNIMYSSKEIREEKYKEILKKSELEKLIKKFPLKDNHMITNNGQNLSGGQKQLIAIARALAKGADVFIFDEATAHIDKEIKETIKRIIKEELKDKICFIITHDDDFDEIGDKILKLKYIEGDSISE; translated from the coding sequence ATAATTATAAATGGAAAGAATCAAAAAGAAATAGATGTAAAATCATTGAGAGAAAAATTCGGAATAGTATCGCAGAAAATATTCCTGTTTAACGATACAATAAAGAATAATATAATGTATTCATCAAAAGAGATCAGAGAAGAAAAATACAAAGAAATATTGAAAAAAAGCGAATTGGAAAAATTAATAAAAAAATTCCCATTAAAGGATAATCATATGATAACAAACAACGGGCAAAATTTATCAGGAGGACAGAAACAATTAATAGCAATAGCTCGAGCTCTGGCAAAAGGAGCAGATGTATTTATATTTGATGAAGCAACAGCACATATAGACAAAGAAATAAAAGAAACAATAAAACGGATAATAAAAGAGGAATTAAAAGACAAAATATGTTTTATAATAACTCATGATGATGATTTTGATGAAATTGGGGATAAAATATTAAAGTTAAAATATATTGAAGGTGATTCAATCTCTGAATAA
- a CDS encoding YigZ family protein, translating to MVEIYFSILTPKETTIKIKRSEFIGNVKKVNTEEEAKEFIKEISSKYRNATHNCWAYKVNGNKFNYSDDGEPSGTAGKPIFGIIEKHDLTNIAIVVTRYFGGVKLGVRGLIDAYSQCAEETIINSKIGKYIDLKIYKVKTDYSKHAEIERLLKRLNGWKIVNQEFAADVSFEIAIEEDKENEILKILKNKGHIEYLRTEEVGIK from the coding sequence GTGGTTGAAATATATTTTTCAATATTAACGCCTAAAGAAACAACAATAAAAATAAAGCGTTCAGAGTTTATTGGTAATGTAAAAAAAGTTAATACTGAAGAAGAAGCAAAAGAATTTATTAAAGAAATATCTTCAAAGTATAGAAATGCAACACATAATTGCTGGGCATATAAAGTGAATGGAAATAAATTTAATTATTCTGATGATGGAGAACCATCAGGAACTGCTGGAAAGCCTATATTTGGTATTATTGAAAAACACGATTTAACAAATATAGCAATAGTAGTAACTCGATATTTTGGTGGCGTAAAACTTGGAGTAAGAGGCTTAATAGATGCTTATTCACAATGTGCAGAAGAAACAATTATAAATTCTAAAATAGGAAAATATATAGATTTAAAAATATATAAAGTGAAAACAGATTATTCAAAACATGCGGAAATTGAAAGATTATTAAAAAGATTAAATGGGTGGAAAATAGTAAATCAAGAATTTGCAGCAGATGTAAGTTTTGAAATTGCAATAGAAGAAGATAAAGAAAATGAAATATTGAAAATATTAAAAAATAAAGGTCATATTGAATATTTAAGAACTGAAGAAGTTGGAATAAAATAG